The DNA region TTGCTGAAAATACTGATATGGTCACGAAAACTCTCGATGAAGCTATCAATGCCTATCATAATAAAGAATATGATACTGCGCTATCTAGCTTTCTCTATCTGGAAAATAATAATGTTGTTAATGCTGATCTTTATTATAATATTGCAAATTGCTATTTCAGAAAAAGCCAGATCGGTAAAGCCATCATCTATTACAATAAAGCACTGAAGGTCGACCCAGCTCATACTGCCGCAAATTCAAACTTGAAATTTATCCTCACACTCACAAAAGATAAAATCGATAATGAGGAAAATGATGCCATGTCACAATTTCTCTTGAGGATATTTCATTCCTTTGATTTGAATAAAGCTGCTCTATTTACTGCTATTCTATTCTTCTTATTGATCCTTTTACTCATTCTTATGCAAACGATATTTCGTAATCGAGATAGATCATTACCTGTGTTTCTAATTTTCCTGGTTCTTATTTTATTAGTTATCTCTGCCACGGTCTCATATCTTAAGTATCAGAATTTCCACTCTGCTTCTGACGCTGTTATTACTTCTCAAACAGCCATCGGTTATAGTGGTCCTGGTTCAGAATATACCCGCGTTTTTACCATTCACGAAGGCATGATATGTCATATAGAAGAAAACAATGAA from Candidatus Stygibacter australis includes:
- a CDS encoding tetratricopeptide repeat protein, coding for MKYILIILSLLILISPVFAENTDMVTKTLDEAINAYHNKEYDTALSSFLYLENNNVVNADLYYNIANCYFRKSQIGKAIIYYNKALKVDPAHTAANSNLKFILTLTKDKIDNEENDAMSQFLLRIFHSFDLNKAALFTAILFFLLILLLILMQTIFRNRDRSLPVFLIFLVLILLVISATVSYLKYQNFHSASDAVITSQTAIGYSGPGSEYTRVFTIHEGMICHIEENNENWLLIKLPNGIGGWIESDQLEIVKIK